Proteins encoded in a region of the Neodiprion lecontei isolate iyNeoLeco1 chromosome 5, iyNeoLeco1.1, whole genome shotgun sequence genome:
- the LOC107223818 gene encoding uncharacterized protein LOC107223818, producing MAARLFKSLLLGNKSNGCSGYRGKALESTRLFPLRDSRWFTKKEYNLFENVLDSGYILELRATNKNDGRNVNKDIAATVEYGIVLWIEKPAGEKKEAMVVHLVKANNKYQNKGRGIIFSTLQSFWADATEIRINNTDDSKESPNASSIIIERINCASKGSYKWTASRSFVRWCRYGHSVPDKEIWKRREMQNSVIRWGSVSASAGALLYLSKQQRHHSAGNHRA from the exons ATGGCAGCTCGACTTTTTAAGTCGTTATTATTGGGGAATAAAAGCAATGGATGCAGTGGATATCGTGGAAAAGCATTAGAAAGTACAAGACTGTTTCCATTGAGAGACTCTCGTTGGTTTACGAAAAAAGAGTATAActtatttgaaaatgtacTTGATTCTGGTTATATCCTCGAGCTACGTGCTACGAACAAAAATGATGGGCGCAACGTTAATAAAGATATAGCAGCTACTGTGGAGTACGGCATTGTTCTATGGATAGAGAAGCCGG ctggagaaaaaaaggaagctATGGTGGTACACCTTGTCAAGGCAAACAACAAGTATCAGAATAAAGGTCGAGGAATAATATTTAGTACTTTGCAAAGTTTCTGGGCCGATGCTACAGAGATTCGAATAAACAATACAGATGATTCAAAAGAAAGCCCTAATGCCTCgtcaataataattgaacggATAAACTGTGCATCAAAAGGCTCTTACAAATGGACAGCGAGTCGGTCTTTTGTTCGATGGTGTCGTTATGGTCATTCTGTACCTGAtaaagaaatttggaaaagaaGAGAGATGCAAAATTCTGTAATACGTTGGGGAAGCGTTTCTGCAAGCGCAGGAGCACTGCTTTATCTTTCTAAACAGCAACGACATCATTCTGCCGGTAATCATAGGGCATAG
- the LOC107223809 gene encoding RNA-splicing ligase RtcB homolog, whose protein sequence is MVVRQYQEELKYLEKINDYCWRIKKGFQPNMNVEGIFYVNNTLERLMLEELRNSCRPGMVGGFLPGVKQIANVAALPGIVGRSVGLPDVHSGYGFAIGNMAAFDMNDPKSIVSPGGVGFDINCGVRLLRTNLFEKDVQPIKEQLAQSMFDHIPVGVGSKGIIPMNARDLEEALEMGMDWSLREGYIWAEDKEHCEEYGRMLNADPSKVSMRAKKRGLPQLGTLGAGNHYAEIQVVEEIYDKWAASKMGIEDKGQVCVMIHSGSRGFGHQVATDALVQMEKAMKRDNIETNDRQLACAHIHSTEGQDYLKSMAAAANFAWVNRSSMTFLSRQAFAKQFHMSPDDLDMHVIYDVSHNIAKVEEHIVDGKQKTLLVHRKGSTRAFPPHHPLIPVDYQLTGQPVLIGGTMGTCSYVLTGTEEGMKETFGSTCHGAGRALSRAKARRNLDYKDVLAKLEQSGISIRVASPNLVMEEAPESYKNVTDVVNTCHAAGISRKCIKLRPIAVIKG, encoded by the exons ATGGTCGTCCGTCAGTATCAGGAAGAATTGAAGTACCTAGAAAAAATCAACGATTACTGCTGGAGAATTAAAAAGGGGTTTCAGCCAAATATGAAT GTCGAAGGTATATTCTATGTAAACAATACCCTGGAACGTCTAATGCTAGAAGAATTACGCAATTCCTGCCGACCTGGTATGGTAGGTGGATTTCTACCAGGAGTAAAGCAAATTGCTAATGTGGCTGCTTTACCTGGCATTGTAGGGAGGTCTGTCGGATTACCAGATGTTCATTCCGGATATGGATTTGCCATCG GCAATATGGCGGCATTTGACATGAATGATCCCAAATCAATAGTCTCCCCTGGAGGTGTAGGATTTGACATAAACTGTGGCGTAAGGCTCCTTAGGACTAATTTATTTGAGAAGGATGTCCAGCCTATAAAA gAACAACTAGCTCAAAGCATGTTCGATCACATACCTGTTGGTGTCGGATCAAAAGGAATCATACCCATGAATGCCAGGGATTTGGAAGAGGCCTTAGAAATGGGAATGGATTGGTCTCTTCGTGAAG gCTATATTTGGGCAGAGGATAAAGAACACTGCGAGGAATATGGTCGTATGCTCAATGCAGATCCTTCAAAAGTGTCAATGAGAGCTAAGAAACGTGGTCTGCCACAG TTGGGTACGCTAGGTGCAGGAAACCATTATGCGGAAATTCAAGTAGTCGAAGAAATCTATGATAAATGGGCAGCTAGCAAAATGGGTATTGAAGACAAAGGACAAGTTTGTGTCATGATTCATTCTGGCAGCAGAGGATTTGGACATCAAGTTGCTActg ATGCTCTTGTACAAATGGAGAAGGCTATGAAGCGCGATAACATCGAAACAAACGATCGGCAGTTGGCATGTGCACATATTCATTCAACTGAGGGACAAGACTATTTAAAGTCAATGGCTGCAGCAGCAAATTTTGCTTGGGTTAATCGTAGTTCTATGACGTTTCTTAGTAGACAG GCGTTCGCAAAACAGTTTCACATGTCACCTGATGACTTGGACATGCATGTAATTTATGATGTATCCCATAACATTGCCAAAGTTGAAGAACACATTGTTGATGGCAAACAGAAAACTTTACTAGTTCATAGAAAG GGTTCAACACGTGCTTTCCCACCTCACCATCCGCTCATTCCAGTTGATTATCAGTTGACGGGACAACCTGTATTGATCGGAGGTACCATGGGGACATGTAGTTATGTTCTCACAGGAACTGAAGAAGGCATGAAAGAAACTTTTGGGTCAACATGTCACGGAGCG GGCCGCGCATTATCGCGTGCAAAGGCACGACGAAACTTGGATTACAAAGACGTATTAGCCAAACTGGAACAATCTGGCATATCGATCAGGGTTGCATCACCGAATTTGGTCATGGAGGAGGCTCCTGAATCTTATAAAAATGTGACTGATGTAGTTAACACATGTCACGCGGCCGGAATATCCCGAAAATGCATTAAACTGAGGCCTATTGCTGTCATAAAAGGGtaa
- the LOC107223811 gene encoding mitochondrial import receptor subunit TOM22 homolog: MASVEELDQLDSGMGSSDARSPEVKSILPDDNDDEEDESLVERLVGLTEMFPEDVRRLGNTLGSSLCSFVKGLYGFSCSATWLFFSSSAILFAPIIFEVERAQMEEVQRTQQKQVLLGPNSAVSNMGSPGLPMSPPVQR, translated from the exons ATGGCTTCAGTTGAAGAATTGGATCAGTTGGACAGCGGAATGGGCAGCAGCGACGCACGCTCTCCAGAAGTAAAGTCTATCCTCCCGGACGATAACGATGATGAAGAG GATGAAAGCCTTGTTGAACGACTCGTCGGGCTCACAGAAATGTTCCCAGAGGACGTTCGTCGACTGGGAAACACACTGGGCTCCAGTCTTTGCAGTTTCGTTAAAG gATTATACGGGTTCTCCTGTTCGGCGACTTGGTTGTTCTTCAGTTCGTCGGCGATTCTGTTTGCGCCCATAATTTTTGAAGTTGAGAGAGCACAAATGGAGGAAGTGCAGAGAACGCAACAGAAACAAGTTTTGTTGGGGCCAAACTCTGCGGTTTCTAACATGGGCTCACCTGGCCTTCCAATGTCTCCACCTGTTCAACGATAG
- the LOC107223813 gene encoding protein flightless-1, which yields MANTGVLPFVRGVDFSSNDFSGGKFPESVRLMTGIQWLKLDKTNLTEIPEEMGKLLKLEHLSLVKNKLERLYGELTELGCLRTLNIRHNNVKSSGIPMELFHLEELTTLDLSHNNLKEVPEGLERARSLLNLNLSHNHIEAIPNTLFIHLTDLLFLDVSNNQLETLPPQTRRLANLQSLNLNHNPLGHFQLRQLPSLMNLTTLQMRDTQRTVNNIPTSLESLTNLQELDLSQNDLPRVPDALYSLPNLRRLNLSDNQITELSTAIDLWQRLETLNLCRNKLTTLPNSLCKISTLRRLYLNDNELDFEGIPSGIGKLSSLQVFSAAKNHLEMIPEGLCRCGSLKQLILTSNRLITVPDAIHLLTDLDQLDLRDNPNLVMPPKPTEVQRGSGIEFYNIDFSLQHQLRLAGANVPAPVQTANSSKDPIARKMRLRRRRDQEEADQDQAKILKGMKDIAKEKNKDKGSEDAKAESLKPKRWDETLEKPPLDYSEIFDDDAGQIPGLAIWEIENFLPNQIDEVAHGKFYEGDCYIVLKTGVDEQGSLAWSIYFWIGEKATLDKRACAAIHAVNLRNYLGAQCRTIREEQGDESDEFLLLFDSDVTYIEGGRTSSGFYTIEDPPAIARLYRVHAAGASIHLEPVPVAIESLDPQFVFVLDKGTKIFMWYGTKAKNTLKSKARLLAEKINKNERKNKADIITETMGSETEEFWKSLDETGELSGGNPIIEHVDPEFTPVTPRLYQVRLGMGYLELPQVEVPHGKLINTLLNNRNVYILDCYLDVFVWFGKKSTRLVRAAAVKLSQELFNMIERPEYAMVTRLQEGTESQIFKSKFTGWDEVIAVDFTRTAESVAKTGADLTKWAKQQDTKADLSALFMPRQPLMSAVEAQQLMVEWNDDLEAMEAFVLEGRKFVRLPEEELGHFYSGDCYVFLCRYWMPLDINGSDEGDDQCEDDFQCVVYFWQGRDAGNMGWLTFTFSLQKKFKSLFGEKLEVVRTHQQQENLKFMAHFKRKFIIRQGKRKEVKSPSNNKVEFYHLRSNGSALCTRLIQVNPDPFLLNSAFCYILNVPFNNDDETGIVYVWIGSKADSEEARLVEEIAEEMFNNPWISLQVLNEGEEPDNFFWVGLGGKKPYDTNADYMNYTRLFRCSNEKGYFTISEKCTDFCQDDLADDDIMVLDNGEQVFLWLGARCSEVEIKLAYKSAQVYIQHLRVKQPDRPRKLFLTAKSKESRRFTKCFHGWGLHKRPPE from the exons ATGGCTAATACTGGGGTCTTACCGTTTGTGCGCGGTGTTGACTTCAGCAGCAATGATTTCAGT ggTGGAAAATTTCCAGAGTCTGTGCGCTTGATGACTGGAATTCAATGGCTCAAATTAGACAAGACAAATCTAACAGAGATACCAGAGGAAATGGGAAAACTATTGAAATTG GAACATCTTTctttagtaaaaaataaattggagCGTTTATACGGAGAGTTAACTGAGTTGGGTTGCCTGAGAACTTTGAATATACGGCATAACAATGTTAAGAGCAGTGGCATACCTATGGAATTGTTTCATTTGGAAGAATTGACTACTCTTGATCTCAGTCACAATAATCTCAAAGAAGTTCCTGAAGGTTTGGAAAGGGCACGATCTCTTCTTAATCTAAACCTCAGTCATAATCA TATCGAAGCGATTCCAAACACACTGTTCATTCATTTGACTGATCTGCTATTCTTGGATGTGAGCAACAATCAACTGGAGACTTTACCACCACAAACTCGGCGTTTAGCGAATCTACAGTCATTAAATTTGAACCACAATCCTCTAGGACATTTTCAATTGAG ACAGTTACCTTCACTCATGAATTTAACTACGCTACAAATGCGAGATACCCAGAGAACGGTAAATAATATCCCCACAAGTTTGGAGAGTTTGACAAACTTGCAGGAACTTGATTTGTCACAAAATGATTTGCCACGAGTTCCAGACGCACTTTACTCGCTGCCAAATTTACGTCGACTTAATCTTAGCGATAATCAGATCACTGAACTTTCAACAGCAATCG ATTTATGGCAAAGACTCGAAACCTTAAACCTGTGTCGAAATAAATTGACAACCTTACCGAATTCATTATGCAAAATCAGTACTCTGAGAAGGCTTTACTTAAACGACAATGAATTAGATTTCGAAGGTATCCCTTCGGGGATAGGGAAGTTATCTTCTCTCCAAGTTTTCTCTGCTGCTAAAAATCATTTGGAAATGATACCTGAGGGCTTATGCAG ATGTGGATCACTGAAGCAATTAATTTTAACTTCTAACCGACTAATAACAGTTCCTGATGCCATACATTTACTTACTGATTTAGATCAGCTTGACTTGCGGGATAATCCGAATTTAGTTATGCCGCCAAAACCTACCGAGGTCCAAAGAGGATCGGGAATAGAGTTCTACaacattgatttttcactGCAGCATCAGTTGCGACTCGCTGGAGCAAACGTCCCGGCTCCAGTTCAAACAGCCA ATAGCAGTAAAGACCCAATCGCTCGTAAAATGAGATTAAGACGAAGGAGAGACCAGGAAGAAGCTGATCAGGATCAAGCTAAAATTCTCAag GGTATGAAAGACATTgccaaggaaaaaaataaggatAAAGGCTCTGAGGATGCCAAGGCGGAATCGTTAAA GCCAAAGAGATGGGACGAGACGCTTGAAAAACCCCCACTAGATTATTCGGAGATCTTTGACGACGATGCAGGTCAGATACCTGGCCTGGCAATATGGGAAATCGAGAATTTTCTCCCAAACCAAATCGATGAAGTTGCTCATGGTAAATTCTACGAAGGTGACTGTTACATTGTACTCAAAACAGGCGTCGATGAACAAGGCTCACTTGCATGGTCAATCTACTTTTGGATTGGAGAAAAAGCCACG TTGGATAAGCGTGCCTGCGCTGCAATTCATGCTGTAAATCTGAGAAACTATCTTGGTGCCCAGTGTCGCACTATAAGAGAGGAACAAGGCGATGAGTCAGACGAATTTCTCTTACTTTTTGATTCAGATGTAACATATATAGAAGGCGGTCGAACATCTTCAGGGTTCTACACCATTGAAGATCCA CCTGCTATCGCGAGGTTGTATCGAGTACATGCTGCTGGTGCTTCAATTCACTTAGAACCAGTTCCTGTAGCTATTGAATCTTTAGATCCACAATTCGTCTTCGTATTGGACAAaggaacaaaaatatttatgtggTATGGAACTAAAGCAAAGAACACACTGAAATCAAAAGCAAGATTGTTGGCtgagaaaattaataagaATGAACGTAAGAATAAAGCAGACATCATAACTGAAACTATGGGATCTGAGACAGAAGAATTCTGGAAATCTCTTGATGAAACCGGTGAACTATCTGGAGGAAACCCAATCATA GAACACGTTGATCCGGAATTCACTCCAGTTACACCACGTTTATATCAAGTGCGACTCGGTATGGGTTACTTGGAATTGCCACAAGTTGAAGTGCCACATGGAAAATTGATCAATACTCTCTTGAACAATCGTAATGTTTACATATTGGATTGCTACCTGGATGTGTTTGTTTG GTTTGGTAAGAAATCAACTAGACTAGTCCGTGCAGCTGCTGTAAAACTTTCGCAAGAATTATTCAATATGATTGAACGACCTGAATATGCTATGGTCACGCGATTGCAGGAGGGCACAGAATCACAG ATATTCAAGTCTAAGTTTACCGGATGGGATGAAGTAATTGCAGTAGATTTCACAAGAACTGCAGAATCTGTTGCTAAGACAGGCGCAGACCTCACTAAATGGGCTAAACAACAAGATACTAAA GCAGATCTTTCAGCATTGTTTATGCCGCGGCAGCCACTGATGTCAGCTGTTGAAGCTCAACAACTCATGGTAGAATGGAATGACGACTTAGAGGCAATGGAAGCTTTTGTCTTAGAAGGGCGAAAATTTGTTAGACTCCCGGAGGAAGAATTGGGTCACTTTTACAGCGGTGACTGTTATGTATTTTTGTGCCGGTATTGGATG cCTTTAGACATAAATGGCAGTGACGAAGGGGATGACCAGTGCGAGGATGATTTTCAATGTGTGGTATACTTTTGGCAAGGTAGAGATGCTGGGAATATGGGCTGGCTTACTTTTACCTTCAG TTTACAGAAAAAGTTTAAATCTttatttggtgaaaaattggaGGTCGTCAGGACACATCAGCAAcaagaaaatctgaaattcatgGCACATTTTAAACGCAAGTTTATCATTCGCCaaggaaaacgaaaagaagTGAAATCACCTAGTAATAATAAGGTTGAGTTTTACCATCTCCGAAGCAATGGTAGTGCCTTATGTACTAGATTAATACAAGTTAATCCAGATccttttttattaaattctgcTTTCTG CTATATTTTAAATGTGCCTTTCAACAATGACGATGAAACTGGTATCGTTTACGTATGGATCGGGTCAAAAGCTGACAGTGAAGAAGCAAGACTTGTGGAAGAAATAGCAGAGGAAATGTTTAACAAC CCATGGATCAGCCTGCAAGTCCTAAACGAGGGTGAAGAACCGGATAACTTTTTCTGGGTCGGCCTTGGGGGGAAAAAACCATATGATACCAACGCGGACTACATGAATTACACAAGACTATTTAGGTGCTCAAACGAAAAGGGCTACTTCACAATCAGTGAAAAATGTACAGATTTCTGTCAG GATGATTTAGCCGACGATGATATTATGGTGCTAGATAATGGGGAGCAAGTATTCCTTTGGTTGGGGGCCCGATGTTCGGAAGTGGAGATTAAACTTGCTTATAAGTCAGCTCAG GTCTACATACAGCATTTGCGTGTTAAGCAGCCGGATAGGCCTCGAAAATTGTTCCTCACTGCCAAAAGCAAGGAGTCTCGAAGATTTACAAAGTGCTTTCACGGTTGGGGATTGCACAAACGACCCCCAGAGTAA
- the LOC107223808 gene encoding essential MCU regulator, mitochondrial, producing MMSVARVKLLFRGINPHSNHKLYQGKRPVTSTPSGSLLPEPKKTPFGILGIICAVIPGLLIGATISKNMANFLEENELFVPSDDDDDDD from the coding sequence ATGATGTCGGTCGCCCGAGTGAAGCTACTGTTTCGGGGAATAAACCCGCACTCCAACCATAAATTATACCAAGGAAAACGCCCGGTGACGAGCACTCCGTCGGGAAGTCTTCTTCCAGAACCGAAAAAAACACCTTTCGGTATTCTAGGTATTATTTGTGCCGTCATTCCCGGCCTTCTGATCGGTGCGACCATTAGCAAAAACATGGCCAATTTTCTTGAGGAGAACGAGCTCTTCGTACCGTcggacgatgatgatgatgacgattaA